From the Trifolium pratense cultivar HEN17-A07 linkage group LG4, ARS_RC_1.1, whole genome shotgun sequence genome, the window CAGGAGCCACGAGACCCTCCTGGGCCAAGCAGAGAGCCTCCCAAGGGGAGAATCTCCGTGAATACAATAGCGGGAGGATTCTCAGGTGGGGGCGAATCAAGCTCAGCAAGAAAAAGGTATGTACGCCGAGCCATCTCGGAGATATACCTCGTAAGTCAGCCTCAGCCATTAGACGTACCAGACTTGGCATTCACGGCAAAGGATGGTTTGGAGGTAGCACCCCATGACGATGATCCTTTagtgatacaagtccaaattttgaactgtgaTGTAAAAAGAGTACTGATAGATTCGGGAAGTTCAGCGGACATcatgtactgggaagctttcaaggccatgcaattagcagAAGAGCAATTGCAACCATACTCCGGAACCCTGGTTGGGTTCTCTGGCGAACAAGTGGACGTAATGGGTTACGCCTCTCTTCTTACCACGTTTGGAGAAGGCAGCAACGCCAAAACTATCAAGGTTCGATATCTGgtagttaaaactccttttacctcctataatattattataggaaggCCCGCCTTTAACGCAttaggggcggccatgtccactttatacctagcaataaaataccccctCGAGAATGGGGGAGTAGGAACAGTACGGGGCGATCAGATTCTCGCCAAGAAGTGCTACGAGTCCAGCTTAAAAATACGACACCGAACTTCCGGCGCAAGCGGGAAATTCGAAAGGAGACAAGCCGCAATTCCAGGCGGCATAAACATGATAGAGAGCGCAGATATGGATCCAAGGGAGGAATTCCAAGATCGAAGGGtaagccctatagaagacctAGAGCAGGTTCAAATTGGCGATTACCCTCACCAGACAACTAGCTTGGGAACAGCGTTGCCCAGCGAGGAGAGGagacgaatcatcaaaatcttgaaggataacgctgacctattcgcatggaaaccttcagatatgccagggattgacgaaggggtgataacacataaactctcaatatcacccagcacaaaaccagtttcccaaagaaaaaggaaggtggGAGAAGAAAGGCGAGTCGCTATAGCAGAGGAAGTAGAGAAACTAAAGGAAGCAggattcatcgaagaaataaaatatccctcatggttggcaaatgtcgtcatggtgaaaaaggccaacgggaagtggagaatgtgcgtggacttCACAGACTTAAACAAGGCGTGTCCCAAAGACCCATATCccctacctaacatagacaggttaattgatggcgcctcggggtgtaagatgctgagttttatggacgcctactccggatacaatcaaataaagatgaacccctccGACGCCCgccatacagcctttatgtcgaatacctgcaactatttttacaacgtcatgccttttggactgaagaatgcgggagcaacataccaaaggttgatggacagggtttttGCTGAGCAAATAGGGAGGAATTTAGAGGTATATAtcgacgacatggtagtaaaaacttccgagggaagtcgccatgatgatgatctgttggacatcatgggatcagtaagaaagtacaacatgagactaaacccagcaaagtgttcctttggggtacaagccggaaaattcttagggtttatgctcaccagcagaggaatagaggctaaccccgaaaaatgccaagccatcatagacatgaggagccctacatccgtgaaagaGGTACAGaccttgacaggcagaatagccgcactatccagattcctatcatgtgcgggcgaaaagggtttccacttcttcgcatctCTTAGGAAAAATGAGAGATTTTCCTGGACGCCAGAATGCGAAGAAGCCTTCAAACAACTAAAAGAGTTCCTGGCATCACCGCCCATCTTGacacgcccattaccaggtaacaccctttacctatatctcgcagtctcggatagagctttgagttcagctctagttcaagaaatagagggcgaagaaaaacctatatattttgtaagtagaaccttaaggggagcagaaactaggtatcaaagaatagagaggttatctctcgcggtagttgtcacagccagaaagttaaggcagtattttcaaagccaccaggtagttgttaaaacagattaccctatcaagaacgtcctccgaaagccagacttggc encodes:
- the LOC123922705 gene encoding uncharacterized protein LOC123922705 yields the protein MGLDDNAWCAYHRCRGHSTEKCFRLRDLIEELIKSGHLRKFIDDAAQGRVVVPKVPRQEPRDPPGPSREPPKGRISVNTIAGGFSGGGESSSARKRYVRRAISEIYLVSQPQPLDVPDLAFTAKDGLEVAPHDDDPLVIQVQILNCDVKRVLIDSGSSADIMYWEAFKAMQLAEEQLQPYSGTLVGFSGEQVDVMGYASLLTTFGEGSNAKTIKVRYLVVKTPFTSYNIIIGRPAFNALGAAMSTLYLAIKYPLENGGVGTVRGDQILAKKCYESSLKIRHRTSGASGKFERRQAAIPGGINMIESADMDPREEFQDRRVSPIEDLEQKVEDVTGARTKFPRREQQKALHHNVIQK